In Aedes albopictus strain Foshan chromosome 3, AalbF5, whole genome shotgun sequence, the genomic window ACAGCAGCAGAAATATCGGGCCTCGTACTTACGGACACGTACAGCAATTGACCTGTATGAGTTTTTGATACTCCTTGTTATCCGGAAGACGATGCTTGTAATATCCTGGGTACATAAAATGTTGGTATTTAAGCTGACAATTGACTAAAATACGTTTTTAGGGTTTGAAGTGTACTCCAGGAATGTTTTATTATCCAAGTTTTCTACTGATGTCAAATAGCAGTGCAAAGGCTTGTCAACTGTGATCGTTGGGTTGCTTCGTTCATCAGCATCTTTAGGTGGTCTCATAAAGATTCAGAGGGGCTTCAGGGGAGCTTCTGGGGTGTTACAGGAGGATTTTATGaagcttcagggagtttcagcgGTGTCTCAGGGGCATTAAAGGACGTCTCAAGGGTgctcaggggaatttcagggggtctcatggaCGATTTGGGGAgctccaggggatctcaggggctttCTGAAAGTTTTAGGGCTTTTTGTAGAAGGGGGATTGCTTTCAAGGGCGTTTCGGGGATTCTCAGGTAGATGCATTggcttttcaggaggtttccaggGATtttaaggaatctccggaagatttAGAATGATTAGGTggctttcaggggttttcagcgtTTTGGGGACTTTCAGGTACGGCATTTGATCTTCCACAATGCTAGGATGTTAGGATTATCACACCAcgttggcgtagtgcacgttcagtctGCCTAAATTACAGTATAACAAAAGTATCAACCTATCCTGAAGAATAAATGGATGAAGTTCATTTTAACAAATGCATTTCGGTTATGTATGTTTTTGTCTCTATAAAAACTGCAACAAGCATAATTTTTAATAACAACAAATTGTATTTGCATTTTTTGAATACCACTTTCGTGGCGCAGATAATATAATCTTACACGTAGCTAGTACGAAGACCAATCATTGAATTGAGGGTTGGTTTGGGATATAAAATACTTAACAGAAATCAATACTTTCATCACTAAAATTATTCATCTCACTGGACGCTTGGGCGCCTTCTTTTAAAACATTCGTTCATCACACAATCGCGGGGGTGAGCCCCATTCGCCTACGTTCTACAACTACTGTACTGATAGTTGGTTTGCATTGATACATGACTATATAAGTTCGCTTGATTATATGATATAGGGGATCTTCCATCTGGGCTGTCGATaacttcaaaagcagttttcgttTAATGCCTGTAGACAGTGTGACTAAAACTAAATATCACCttgattgcattttttttctgtagaaatttcgtaACTTAAAAAGCCCTTGCGAACATCAGTTTGTCGGGCTGTGCAAGTTTTTATTTTCTGCTAAAGCTAATGGTAATGTGGTTAGAGTTTGAAGTTTTGAGCCAAATCGGGGGTTGCACTCGAGAGATAAGGATTCTAATGAGCTTCAATGGCTGCTGCGGCGGCAGCGGCTGTTTGACTCCTGGTTCGCATCAGTGGCGGTAAGAAAGCCTTGCTGACGCATTCGATATTGGCTCGGCAAAGTGGGCAGCGATCACATCTGTTGAGAGAAAGGAGAATAATGACGTTAGATGTATATTTAGAGAATTTTTATGAGTGGTTTTTGAACTTACTGTTCTGCGCATTGCCGGCAGGCAGTAATGTGTCCGCATGGAAGGAACACCGTGTCGATCATATTGTCAGCGCAGATGATACAGGTGAGCGCATCGGTCATCCTTTCTTCGACTAATCGTTCGAGTTTGTTGTTTTCCTCAGCTTCGTCGGCCATTTGTTGGTCCAGCTTGTCAGCCTGGGCTTGTGGACTTTCGTTTTGTACCTTGCTAATTTCTATTCCTCGAGCGTGTAGAATTCGTCGAGAATTGTCGTAGACTTCCCGACAGGTTCGCTGAATATCGAACACGTACCGTTTGCCAAGTTCGGTATCTTCGTTGAACATGGATACGATCGTACCCTTGAGATCCCGGATGAATTGGGTGGTAACCACAGGTCGAACAGTTTCGCACGAGTAGAATACGTGCTTCTCGGTAATGGCCCGGTAGAGACAGGCTGCCGTACGATGATTCGGCAACTTCAGCTCGATATGGGTTTCCTCGTGCTCCTCGTTCATGTACGTCAGCCTGAACGATCGTTTGATCGACTTGGCGGCCTTCACTGCGGTAAATGGAACGCTGTTGAGAGAAAAAAAGCTTTTGTTAGTGCTCTGAAGTTTTTTTGACAATTGCCGAATGTTTCTACTTACTTGTACTTATCATCGTCCTTGGTAATTGTAAGCCCAGAAGGGCTAACTCCGATTTTGCAGCGCGCCGAAGGCTCGTTGATTGTGATACCTTCGAACACCTCTTCGCCGTAGCCATTCAGAGATGAGATTTCTTCCAGCACCCAGTACTGAGCCGAGGTGGCAGTCATTTTAACCCTATTCAAAGACTCGTGTTCCTTCgcgatcatttgaatgaaattctCGAGCAACATCTCCGGCTCAGCGTCCTCGAACTTTGGCCGTACTATGTATGTCTGGTAAATGTTCTTTGGTACAGTTTCCGAGTTGACATCGTCCAGCGTGACCGTCGATGCAATGCTTCCTCTTTTGACGTCGATTTCCGAATTCTTTCGCTTCGATGGCCTTCTCTGTTGCCGGCGATCAGTAGTGTTCAGAGCACTTCGACGCTCCGAACCGGTTAGGTTGGCAAAGACCTTATTCGGTTCGTACAGGTAGCCGTCAGCTTGCAACAGCAAGGCAGAAATGTACGCTGCATTTTCCCAGCTAGATGCACTGATGTGACCGTCAAGCAGCTCTTGTCGAGCCTGCATGTAGAACAGCTTTTTTACACTGTCCTGCAAGATTAAATGCGCTGGCACCCAGAACTTGACGCGCAACGACAGCAAAATTGGATGGTTGCGATCGTTGGCATGCAGACTGAGTGGATTTCGTAGGTTGATCCATTGCTTGGCGCTGCACTCATCAACTTCGGCGCTGTCCCCATCGCGAACCGGAATCAACCCAAAGTAGTCGATTTCGCAGATGATTCCAAGATCGTTGCAGACCTACAAATTAGAAACGGAAAGAACAAAAAAACACTTGTTAGTGAACATGCCGGTCAGCGTTTCAGTTTCGGCTTTATCGAAGTCGTACAAGCCCCTGGATTTGGTCTATCTAAAGCCACTACCTTTGAATCATGGCGGGACATTTTAGACAGGCGGAATTCCCCAAGCGCAGTGTGTTAATCACCCATATCTAGTGCAATTCACGCGACTTAACGGGGTTTGAGCTTGTGCTCCCCAAAGGTGGTGATAAAGCAGATTCTATTTTCGTGTTAACGAAAGGAAATTTTGACCGTTAAGCTCTTCTCAGTCGACCTTGCTCATAACCTGACCGTGTTGAATAGGTGTTAGTGGGTCGTAAAGATACTATTTTACCTTTTTATGACATtggaatttcaataaatttatatcTAGATATCCATATCGAAGCAGGCGTTGAAACTTATTAGCCGAACTTTATGAAAGCATGACGTACTTTGTTATTTTGCTATGGACTTCAATTAGATGATGGTTCGGAATATGGAAACAAATATTTATCGACCTATTTGGTTATCATTTTTCACAACGCCGCCGAGGCTGGTTGTGTTGTGCTTCAGAGTGTTTGTTGGAAAGATAacgaccagccagccagccagcctcgGCTATACGAGCTGGCAAATTGAAGTAGACTCGCACAAGATAAGCTAAAAATGGGTGTTTGCTTTGACACAATCTTGTTTGATTACCAACTCGTCGTTGAGGCAATCAACAACAACGATGCTCTTTGTTATCGTCGTTGGGCTTCGGTTTGACAAGTGTTGCCTTCGTTTCAGTCCATTTGTAATGTTAATTGACCTTGCAAAAAAGTTCACATGAAACGTATTTTTCATCTACAGCTAATTGCTAATTTACATTTTTAACCATTAAATGCAACGATGTTGTTTATTCCAGAAACATCCCAATGTGCGTTGTGCAATcagatgtacaggggatggccaaaatgtttgggataggcaccttttttttctctcacaaaaaagttcagcatgctataacttttcgtagagcgcatcaaaaaatctcaaattttgactgtttgtcaacctactatatgtgcatcgttggtacaaatttgggcttgattgattaatatttcgcaaagttagaaccgttcgggtaaaacacctttttttagacaacgcatttttgagctgtcatatctcggaaaccagtaaaccgaattaaatgaaattttgaacgtacactaacaatatgtaaatgcttcaaaaactattaaaacatagatactttttaaacgttgaaaaaagttatcatggattgacactttttggacttttctcgaaaaaatgtaatttttttacattaatgtgaataaattttagtgttgatatccaaagattttccacttctgttctcaaattatctcttatcagatattttagagcctatttagattgaaggaagaacacatttaataatttttgtgtggtattgtaaatttcacttattttcctctatatgggtaaaaatttcaacccgatataacttaattcgccgtgagaaaatattacattttataacgccgtattgagtatcaatatattgtcgataaacgttaaaaaattcattcaatttggttcactggtttccgagttatgacagctcaaaaatgagatgtctaaaaaatagtgttttacgcgaacggttctaacttcacgaaaaattaatcaaccgggcccaaatttgtaccaatgatgcacacataatagattgacaaacagtcaaaatttgagattttttgatgcactctatgaaaagttatagcatgttgaatttttttgtgggagaaaaaaagttgcctatcccaaacattttggccatcccctgtatttgacCTGCTCGTTCCTGTCGCAGTAACAACAACGAGACGAGACGCAAACAAAGAAGCTGAAAGCTGTTGAGTCCTACATCCAATGACAAGCCTACTTCGTTGCTTCTTCAGCGAAATCAACAAAAAGTCGTTAACGCAAGGAAACCCACACAAAACACAGAAAATGTTAAGGTCCAAAGGTTCAACGGCGTAGCAATGAAATTCGATGAAGTAAGCAGCCAGGTCGATTGTACGACGTCTTCGGCCATAACGCACGGTGGTCGACAATTTGAATATATAATTCAGCCGTAGGCTGAAACTACGCCACAAAGAGCGCTGTGCATGCGATGGAGCATGCTCGTGTCAATAATCATTTTGTTTTTGGGGTTCGTAATCGATGCGCGGGGTCTAGTTTCGAATAGCTAATAACATGTGCCCCAATGGGTGATGGCCGAAAGCATTTTCGAATCATTAGCCACCATCAAAAGTGTACCTCACTCTTGTGGCACACATTCTCGGTTCGCCCATTAGTCCTTTATCgttgaatttgattttgtcatAAAAATGTGTTCATTTTATTGGACAACAAATGCTGGTAGTAAACACAACCACAGCGCAAGTCGACAAAGAAGCTAAACCGGCTTGCGGATTTTCGCATATGATGATGGATCAATCAAACAAACCATCggcttgtttgtttgtttgtgtttCCCTCCCGCTCTGTTGGCCTCTTTGTCGCACCCGTTCATCTCTACAGGTGGTAGTTTTCATTTTGGCAGTTTAGTGATGTTCGTGGGAACTTGGTAGGGTGGTtgttaaaataaataatttaaggtgacttggtgcatcacagaattttcataggaatcattgactttttcgttttcaatgattgtttgcctcgcgtttttgaagtgataaaaaacgggcaattctgcagccacgcagcagaaaaagtatcatcacactcaccacgagtgagcatatgggatgatacaatttcatacaaatttgcgctttggtgactgagttttatcactttgaaattccgagcgagatttcaatgatgctgatgacgcactacgcgtccttAAACTAGTTTTTTATAATTTCGTTTCAGGTTTTGCTTACCGCTTACATCATCAGGAAATTAGTGGAAACTGAGGATAGTTCTCAGTAGATCTCCCGTTTGCTAATGAAAGTGAAGCTGTTAATGTTCAACACTTAACACATTTTTAGCGTCACTAACTAGACCATGCAAAGAAGTAACATCACACAATCAAGTAGGCGTTGCGAATCATCAACATTCGATTTCTCCAGTAACGTCAAAGTGCAAAGAAATAATCTTAATGGGCCTCCCGTTTGCTAAAGAAAGTGAAAGTGTTATAGTGCATTGACTTCCCAGCACTCAGTATCCAACGCTCTTCGATTGCTGTCAACTAGACCAAGCCAACAAGTAACATCACACAATCAGGTAGAACATCAAAGTTAAAAGGACAACTCTGTACTGTTTACTGTTTG contains:
- the LOC109421749 gene encoding E3 ubiquitin-protein ligase MYLIP — its product is MWCLINLPNGTTSAVQCDPKKNSQECLEKVCNDLGIICEIDYFGLIPVRDGDSAEVDECSAKQWINLRNPLSLHANDRNHPILLSLRVKFWVPAHLILQDSVKKLFYMQARQELLDGHISASSWENAAYISALLLQADGYLYEPNKVFANLTGSERRSALNTTDRRQQRRPSKRKNSEIDVKRGSIASTVTLDDVNSETVPKNIYQTYIVRPKFEDAEPEMLLENFIQMIAKEHESLNRVKMTATSAQYWVLEEISSLNGYGEEVFEGITINEPSARCKIGVSPSGLTITKDDDKYNVPFTAVKAAKSIKRSFRLTYMNEEHEETHIELKLPNHRTAACLYRAITEKHVFYSCETVRPVVTTQFIRDLKGTIVSMFNEDTELGKRYVFDIQRTCREVYDNSRRILHARGIEISKVQNESPQAQADKLDQQMADEAEENNKLERLVEERMTDALTCIICADNMIDTVFLPCGHITACRQCAEQCDRCPLCRANIECVSKAFLPPLMRTRSQTAAAAAAAIEAH